The nucleotide sequence TTCAGGAACCGCTTGAAACTTCCTTGGCTACACATATTAAGCAACGCTTTCCTGAAGCAAAGATCAATATTGTTCTAAGAGAGAATACGCATCGGATATACACACTTTTAGTAGCTCATACCTCTACTGGACTAAGATTTGGGCGCGATTGGTTGTACGATAGAAAGACAAAGGATAGGACCCCAGAAGACATATCGGCCGACATAGCAGAGAAGGTAGTTGAAGACCTTAATGCGGAGTTTGAAAAGGGTGGTTTAGTAGATGAgtatcttcaagatcaacTGGTTATTTTTCAAGCACTTGCTGATGGTCGATCAACAATCTTGGGACATGAGCTCTCGCCTGATCTAAAAAGTCGCCCGGATCGTACGGACGAGCCTTTTGGGGATGGGAGTAAACATACCACTACTGCTAGATGGGTTGCTAATCAAATGCTTCCGCATTTGAAGTGGTATGATAACGGGCAAACATGTGAGGGAGTTGGTTGGAAAATCAATGCTAGCAATTCTACTGTGCCGCCTAATGATTCTTGATGGGATTTATcagtttattatataaaaaaaaacagaatTGCCAAATGATCTCATACATCCACACTCGATGATTGCATTGCTTTAACCCTATTGCCGGAGCATCATTGTCTGCAGCTACGCAAGCAACGAACCGGAATCACTTCTCACAACTGTTCCCGTCACATTACTATCCTTCATCAACCACAAATATGACTCCGCAACCTCTTCTGGCAATGCAACATGCTTCGTCAACACATTACCCTCCACCGCCTTGAACagcttctctctctcctcctgtcccatcccattccatagTTCCGTCTTCACCGGACCAGGACTCACAACATTAACTCTCACAGGCGCCAAATCAACCGCCAGACCCCTCGCCATCCCATGCAACCCCGCCGCAAAACTGGTAACAACACTCCACCCCTTCATCGGTTTATCGGCCGTCGACCCCGTCGTCAACGTAATCGAAGCCTGTGGTCCCTCACTAAGGTACCTACTCCCAACTTTCGCGACCATCAATTGTCCAAAAAATCGCACTTGTCCCGCCTTCTGCATAGTCTCTAGCGAAGCTTCCTCTAGCGGGACAAGAGATAATGCATCACCGGCTGTGAAAACTATATGATCTACTTTCCCCGTCTGTTCAAACAATTTCTCAACATCGGCTTCGAGCGTGGGCTTGGAGAGATCGCATGGATATCCGGCGACTTTTCCATCCGGATAACTATTCTTGAGTTTCTCAACTGCTTTGGCGACGCGATCCCGAGAGGACGAGGATATTGTAACGGATGCACCACTTTCGAGTGAGGCTTCTGCTACACAGTATCCGATCCCGGAGGAACCACCTATGACGAGAACGTGTTTGGAAGCGAGCTTCTGGTATTTTCCAGGCATGTTTGCTACTCgagtattttatttgataaggTATGATAGACGAATGAATGGAAGAGATAGGAGCTGGGTGAATGAGTATCAAACCAAAGTGCAAATAGAGTGGTATATAAATACAGATTTCAAACAAAACTCAACATCCTCTTACGTATATGGAGTATCTGTCTCTTAAAAGCGATAAATCCGAATGCATCAACAAAGCCCTCCCTCTCCATTCCACAATAAACAATGGACGCGGAATTTAGGTGGAGATACCTATCCTGAGACTAAGGGAATCGATGACGAAGATAAAGATTAATTGTTCTCCACACCATCCCCATACTATATGAATTACTAATACTCTCAGTTCAAACTCCCGTTGTCAAAGCTCAGCTTGACAATCCATCAAGAAGCGGCTTAGTGTACGTAAATTCTCTATGTTAATCTTCAGTTAATAATGCTGATACTGGGGCAAGGTGAAGAAAAAGTTTAATTTTCATCCGAGGAATGCTAATACCATGTGTGTTGCCCCAAGATATAGATTAAACGGGGGAACAAAGTACGTTGGCAGTGATAAAGTTAATTACAAATCTGCCGGAGTGGAACAGCGTGAAAATATGTCAGccaaaattataaatcaacaTTATTTATCATTTCATGTGGTTGATAGCAACTCCGTAATGGCATGAGTGAACTCCGGATCTTTAATGTGAGTAACCCCTTTAACCCTCCTTATATTATCATAATTTACAGAATTCtataacatcatcatcatcatgcatTCAACCACCTGCCATTGATTTGTTTCCTCCTCACCTATCAAAATATTAGCAAAGCACTCTTTAAACAATGAACAAAGTAAAATAACTCACCATAGGCGCTAAAATTGTAACACCAACTCCCAATGCCAAAACAGTAGCCACTAAACTCAGCTTATTGAACGCCTTGCctagaatatcaaaagcaGCGCTAGGAGTAACTCTTGTTCCGAAAACATCAATTCCATATGCGAAAACCAGGCTAGTACTTTCTAGTATAGCAGGGCTGGTAATAACACCCTTGATACCAAGAACTTCACGTTTATGACTGATGATAAGTTTGGGGTCAAATTCAATGACAGGCGAGTAACGTAGAAgtccttcttcttgttcgGCAGGGATAGGGTCTCGGCCAACTGGTCGACGGGGATCAAGAAGATAACGTGGAATACCAATGATGGAATTGGATGCCAGAGTACAAAGAAGTTGACGAGTAGTAATCCCTTGGCGGGTTTGGGAAACAGACATGTGGGTTATCGCTTCAGGTACCACGAATGATTGGCTAATAACATGAGGAAGAACTGGGCCAGCATTTGGTACGTCCGATGGGTCAAGACTTGATGCATTCGCATTCGAGCCGAGGGTTCCGCGGTCGTTTGGAATAGGAGACTCGTAAAGGTCAGTGACGATAAGCTGATACCCTTTTGATCCATGTAGAGAAGTGGTGGTTGATAATTCATCGCTCCATAAAGAATATGCGAACCAGTTCTCGGTGAAAACAGAGGCAATGGGTTTCTTGGTGTCCACACCTTCGTGATTTGCAGAATAGAGGACATCGCCAGAAACTGTATCAAGAAGATAGAAGGAGGCAATTGAGGATTCATCGGAGACGGCTGTAACCAAAACAGTGTTGGGATTCAAGTATTTGTACATAACTGTACGATCACCAAGAACTCGCCCAATTGACGCAACTGGATCATGTGCGGGTTTAGAGACTACCTCGACGATCCTTTGGCCAGAAGGTGGTTGAAATGACCAGGTAAAGAGAGGTTTGGCATCAGCACCTTGAATGTCAAATTTCAAACCTTTGACTTCGCCATTCTCACCCCGAACCACAAGCATTTCCTTTGGTGCCCAATCTTTTGGTAAATCGCCAGGATTTCCATTGGTACCAATAGGTAACACCCACCTGCCAAGGTTGCTGTCAACGACAGCCGCGCTCTGAACAGATGGCCACTGCCCAGGGTTTATGGCCTCAAGTCCCATTCCAGTTGTAGTGTTCACGATAATATATTCTCCTTGACTACCTCGAACGGTTGTTGTACTTTTAGCATTGTTGACAAATATGGACCTAACGTCCCACTTCTTGCCAGCTggtatatcaaaagctttggAGCCCCATACGACACGCCCTTGAGATCCAGCATCAAGTGCATACAAACGACCTCTTTGGGTTGCAACGATAACTAACTTGTTGAAACCAAAGTTATCTCGTTCTAAAACACTTTCATTCGATGTAACCAAATCTCCAGGTAAGATAGCGCTTAAAATTCGGGTTGGTAACTTTTCCAAGTATGCAGGAAGGTATTGTAAATCGTTGATATGACGATTGACTCGATGAATATATGCTTCCAATGGGTTGCTGTGAGCTTCTGCCTCAAGTGTCTCTGCCAACGATTCAGAGGCTGGGATTTCAGCCCATTCAGCAGCCACAACACCAGAGAGACCCTCGACGCGAGACCAAGCTACAGCACCATTGCGCACCAGAACCCAGTCCTGTTCCGCGCTCACCATAGCTGATCTTACAGCATAAAAATCAGGAGCTTTATGGACTACCTCTGATGCACCGTAGAGAAATCGAAGTCGGTCATTTTGCTTCTCTGCTTTAACTGGCCATCTGCCCAGAACTCCATGAGacattgaagagaagataaaaGTCTCTTCCTCGGTAAAGCGAGTGAAGTAGACGTCGGCAGCTTGCGAGCTAGTTGAGAAAGCACCGCTGCCTGCAAGCTTGGGGATTTCATATGCTTTGCTAATGCTACCACTTTTCATATCGATATGATAAACATCTGCTCTGTTTGAAGTTGCCGAGTGACTGTGTACCAAAAAATGTGGTAAGGATTGCGCCGAACTAGGCGCGTGAATAGAGACCTTTGTAAGCTCCCCATCCGATTCTTTTAGAGGCAATGTCTGCAAGTCACTTGGTTTGCCCAGGATGTTGACCTTGAGACTCTTCAGCGACCTATCGGTCCAAGCAATGATGGGAGCAGCAGAGTTCGCTCCGACAAGTAAGACATCCTCCGGTGTATGAACATCTCCCTTGGTGGAGAGTGTGTATTCAGTAACTCTTTTACCCGTCAAATGATCAAGAGTCGTAACTTTGACGCTATAGCCTCCCCAGGAACCGTGAAGAGTGACAACAAAAATGTCTCTAACATTTGTGCTGACTTGCAGAGGTAAATCACCACTTGCATCAACATATTCCCAAACGACATCTCCATTATCTCCGTTAAGTTTTCGTACCACGACTTTTCCAGCATCTTCGAATAAAGTCAGAACATCCTTGATATTGTCAAAGCCCTCAACAACTTCCACATCTTTTGCTTGTCCTGTGAAAGTGTTTCCCCATCTTTCCCTTCCACTCTTCGCATCCCAAGCATCAACTCTGCTGCCCAAAGCACTAATAATTGTACCAGCTCCCTCAACTGGTCGCAGAAATCCTTCTCCGTGATTATCGCCATTCGCCAGTAGTTGTCGCCATCGAACGTCCCCCGTGCCTGGATTGACAGCTCCAAGGACGCCAAGATCACTCAATGTATATAATAGCGCGCCATGTTCAGTTTCCCTGGGTTTGTAGAAGAAGGTTGTGTCTGATTGTGGGAGACCTAGTAATTCGTGATGGTAGTCAACCGTGTAAGCTTCATCTACGAAGACTGCGAATGTTCTAGGAAGTATTGACAGAGTCAGGCAAAGCAAATTTAGAGGGAGTCGCATAATGAATGATGTCGAATGGGGTATGGACCTCCAATGTGGCATGAAGCTCTGGAGCTTTGGTTATCGTGAGCTAGATTGGGAGAATCTCGGTTCGGATTAGGTAATCAATTGCTGATCAATTGCCTGCCCACTTGAATTTCAAGCATCCAACGGATAGTATACCTCGAGAGAACCTCAGGAGTACCTTTTCGGGAGAATTTTACTGGCAAAGCACAATGAGCATGGGTACACGATTTGAAACTTACAATCACATCCCAATTTCTAGTGAAACCCACATCTCCATGTCTCTTACATTGACGAGGTGTTATTCCACTCGTGTTAGTGCTAACATCTCTTTGAACATTGCTTACTGTTCTCATTCTTTAAAATCACATATATTGGCCAAAGGGAGCACTTCTTCATAGGATACACTGCTAGAAGCTTTCAAGCCTTTCTATTGATGTGCTGTTTGTCTACATTCACAATGTTCACAGCTTAGCTACTCAGCATTTTTCCTGAAATGAGCAATGTGTGGTCTTTGTTGAGCCTGAAAAGTCCCCAGGCCCGTCAGATCCCATCCAAGAGAAGTCATTCTGATGATCCTTATAAAATTCATGTCTAGAACGCGTTGGTATGCCTTGTGCAGATCCTGGATTCTGTAATGCAATTTCTGGAAGCACGATTCCTTGCAACTTGTTCCTATACCTCTTTATGTATACTCATGTCAATGTACTCGCTTTTCCTTTCACATAAACCCAATTAGACTTACCATCTTTTAAGCCATTTTGTTGGTAAATCTGTTGTATTGACTCATCGGAAGACTGTAATCTGCTGAGTATTTCTGCTCTAttaaaattcatcatcatctcatgcTTCTCATTGTACGTTCTGTTCTTAGGTATTTCAAAGCCACTCATGCGAAGTATATTTTAATCCAATTCTTACTGAATCTCTGTTGATTGATAAAGTATTGTAAATACTCAGTCGATCGATTTCCTCTGATTGTTACATCACTCGAGTGCAAAAATAATGTTCATCGTTCAAGGAAGCTCGAACATTGAGTTCTCGCAGCGGTGGATAGTCATTCTGCGATTTATAATCTAGTTGGACTTTATTCTGTAGCTTTTGAAACCATTGTCTCCCATAAAGATACATGCAATAGCTGTCTATAGTCTATTTACACTGGCGGGCTAATTAGAGGctcttctccaattcataTATCGATTCTTAATCTTTTATGTAAGATATCAACAACAGCTCTGAATATTATTGTTATCAATAACTCTGAAATTAGAACCCAAACCTAACATCTTTTCCTTGGTACAAGCACTTAGTATTTCGACAGATACACAATGAAGTTCAATTTGCGACaagtatatgtatatactaCACAGTTAAAGCAATCACCTCGTTTTCAATTCCACAGAATAAAGCTATACCACGTACATCAATCAGTAGTAAATCCACATCCTTATTCTCAGTGTAACTACAGATCAACTAATGAcaattttccaattttttcGTGTAACAAAAATGGATGTGTATAAAAGAGCCCATTTGTAATTTTTGCACTCCGTTTGAAACCCTCGATTTGTTTGTCTATCTCAATCAGTTACAAAAGTCTATATAAACCCCGCATGCAATAATGTTACTCATTGGACAACTTACCGGGAAGCTGGGGGACAAGACTCGCGCCAGCGGATGCATGCATATATGCATGGAAGTTTATAGAACAAAGCTATCGCAACATCAAACGACTAATATCTACTAGcacctcccccctccccccgaCGGAGATACTTGTTCCTGGACGTCATCAATGAATACTGATCataatgaagaaatcaaaatcaaaaagcacGCCCGAGTTTGCATTACAAACTGGATTGGGTGGAAATGGCGATCAAGTGGCTGCATTGCAAGGTCTAAATCGACGAGGCAATACGAAGGAGCAACGGAAAAAGGCTCCAGCAATTGGTCCAAAAAATACGAGTCCCTTGAAGAAGGGGGTGGCTATAGATGCATTTCAGAAAAAACTGAGTTCTGTTCTgccatcctcttcttcctctactTCTTTTACTCCTATCATCACTAAAACAATTTCCCCCAAAATTGAAGGCGGGGCAAAAAGTAAAGTATTTCAGGCCTCGAAAAATAAGTTAGGAAGAAGTAAAGAAAATTTACAGCGCCAATGTATCGAAAACTCGCCTAACGACAAAGCCAGGAATTCTAAGGAGAAAAATGTCGCCTCTCCAGCTATATGTGTGGTGGATTCAAAGTCCTTCCCAGGTAAAGGTAAGggcaaagaaagagaaaaaagtcCAGAAGAAAATGGTATACAAGATACTATCTTTTACCCTCACCAACTCAATGAAAATAAACTATCCATTTTCCACCTCCCCACCACCACTTCCAAGACTCCATCCACGTCAAGCCCCCCAAAAACAGCACAACTTCTATCCAAATCCGCACCAAAAGgtcaatcccaatccaagAAACATCATTCCCCAACACTCACGACCTCACTCACGATctcacttccacttccacttaCATTCCAATCTCCACTCCTCGTTCCCGTTGCCCCTAAACTCCTCAAACGATTCTACGAAGCGCTGATTCTCCTCACCGTCTTTGGCTCTAACCGAGGCTCACGCATTCTAGAGGAAGAAATCCCAACCGATAGTCTCGACGACGAGACtttggaaattgatattaGCATCAGTGTTCTAGATGTGAATAAAAAGCACGAAATGGACGAAATTAGTCGAACGAAGCTAAGGAGATCATTTACGAGACATCTAGCCTATTTATGTGATTATGAAAAAGGAGGCGATAGCACGACTGCAATTGCGTTGCAGCAGATAGAGGGGGGAATTGTGTATCATGTTGCTTGGAACAAGATTTCGCGGCCGGAAAATGGTGTGGAGTTTTTGAGAAAGGTGTTGGGACTTCTGGGGTGTGctggatgtgatgtgatcAGGGATTCtgaggaaaaaagaaaggagatcGTGgataaaatatttgatttgtcGGTAAAGCATGCTGAGAAGAGAATTTCTAGCTATGCATCATTTTTAGCTCGAGATATCAGGTTTTTGTTGGgggaatggaagatggatggagaggataATCAAGATGAAGGTAGGTCATTTCATATGCATTAAGTAAGTATCTTCATATCtaatgaaatcaatattttagaTTCCTCGACTCATCTTCACACATGGCTTCAAGGACTTCTCACTCTCACCAAGAATCTATCTCAACTCTGTCGTTTCTGTCACAAAACATGTACAACAGTGTCGCAAGAATTCGCATACCTCGAACTACTCATCCAACTCGGCTCTCCATTTGCCACTCGATTTGCTCAAATTCGCCACACTATTGGCCGTCTAAATCATACCTCAAAAgccatccaaatcctcctGCCTACCCGCATCCTACTACCTCATCTCTTCACGCAAATCACcatttccctcctcccctcctctaaatccttcccc is from Botrytis cinerea B05.10 chromosome 8, complete sequence and encodes:
- the Bcemc1 gene encoding Bcemc1, producing MRLPLNLLCLTLSILPRTFAVFVDEAYTVDYHHELLGLPQSDTTFFYKPRETEHGALLYTLSDLGVLGAVNPGTGDVRWRQLLANGDNHGEGFLRPVEGAGTIISALGSRVDAWDAKSGRERWGNTFTGQAKDVEVVEGFDNIKDVLTLFEDAGKVVVRKLNGDNGDVVWEYVDASGDLPLQVSTNVRDIFVVTLHGSWGGYSVKVTTLDHLTGKRVTEYTLSTKGDVHTPEDVLLVGANSAAPIIAWTDRSLKSLKVNILGKPSDLQTLPLKESDGELTKVSIHAPSSAQSLPHFLVHSHSATSNRADVYHIDMKSGSISKAYEIPKLAGSGAFSTSSQAADVYFTRFTEEETFIFSSMSHGVLGRWPVKAEKQNDRLRFLYGASEVVHKAPDFYAVRSAMVSAEQDWVLVRNGAVAWSRVEGLSGVVAAEWAEIPASESLAETLEAEAHSNPLEAYIHRVNRHINDLQYLPAYLEKLPTRILSAILPGDLVTSNESVLERDNFGFNKLVIVATQRGRLYALDAGSQGRVVWGSKAFDIPAGKKWDVRSIFVNNAKSTTTVRGSQGEYIIVNTTTGMGLEAINPGQWPSVQSAAVVDSNLGRWVLPIGTNGNPGDLPKDWAPKEMLVVRGENGEVKGLKFDIQGADAKPLFTWSFQPPSGQRIVEVVSKPAHDPVASIGRVLGDRTVMYKYLNPNTVLVTAVSDESSIASFYLLDTVSGDVLYSANHEGVDTKKPIASVFTENWFAYSLWSDELSTTTSLHGSKGYQLIVTDLYESPIPNDRGTLGSNANASSLDPSDVPNAGPVLPHVISQSFVVPEAITHMSVSQTRQGITTRQLLCTLASNSIIGIPRYLLDPRRPVGRDPIPAEQEEGLLRYSPVIEFDPKLIISHKREVLGIKGVITSPAILESTSLVFAYGIDVFGTRVTPSAAFDILGKAFNKLSLVATVLALGVGVTILAPMVRRKQINGRWLNA